caaaaaaaaatataataatatataataaatatctATTCCTTCTTAATAATTTCAtccataaaaataaagataaaagTTATTTATCTACATCATtagaaagaaaatattttaaaaatcaAAAGGACGATGACCACaaaattttgaaaaatagAATAAAGAATTACAAAAGCATTAAACTATATATGAATAAGATAGAAGAAAAATCAACTAaagaaatagaaaataaagatgatatattaaataaggacaatataaataataaacatatatatgataataacaaagaaaatgatatatttgataaatataatacaaaacaatatgaaaaaataataaaaaagaaaaatattcattctatattattatgtggAGGTATAGGAAAAAGAACTGAATTGATCGGTCCTAAGcaatttttaaaattaaatgatatacctctgtttatatattcatttaatttgtttataaaatgtaatttaataaaatctCTTACTTTAGTATGTGataaaaaacatttttcATGTATCATccataatataaatgtatataatcaacttcttttaaaaagaaaaatgataaactcctttttaaaaaatggaaacgataaattaaatataaatctGAAGGAATCTGATCAAGATGAAAAAGACAACATAAAAGATTTCTCTTCccaaaaaataaatttaggagaaaatcattttaatgatgatagtaatataatagattatatacacaaaaatacatacattatatatgataatgaaaaaaataaatgtattcTAGATATGCAAGAACTATTAAATGATTTGTCAAAAGATATAAAGataagaaagaaaaaagaaataaatgaaaaaaatgaaaaaaatgaaaaagatgaaaaaaatgaaaaaaatgaaaaagatgaaaaaaatgaaataaatgaaataaatgaaataaatgaaaaaaacgaaataaatgaaaaagatgaaaaaaatgaaaaaaacgaaataaatgaaaaaaatgaaaaaaacgaaataaatgaaaaagatgaaaaaaatgaaaaaaacgaaataaataaaaaaggtgaaaaacatataattcaaataaaacaaaaacatataaatgtcaatagatataaattattaaaaattgtAGAAAGTGGAAAAGAACGATTAgattcttttttaaatgcTATGAAATCAATAGATATAGAATTAGATAGtcaaatgtatatttacgaattattaaaaaaatatatccaagggaaaaataaaaagaatgataatatatcataCGAATTTGaagatattaataaaagtaaatgtaataaaaattataattcaaataatgataatatgcaaaataacaatattaaagacaaaaaagaagaaaaaaaaaaaaaatatatacatataacaaatattttaatacatGATGGTGCTCGTCCTTTCTTATCAGAAATTGATTTctttaatttaatttattactCCACTTtagataaaaatgttatattagGTTCAAAAGCTACTGATACTATAAAATTGATACAAcatgaagaagaaaataaaaaaaagacaaCTAGCcgttttattaaaaaaactATAGATAGAGATATCATATTTCAAGCACAAACACCACAAATATTTGATAGTAAAACGTtgcataataatatattaacatatatccttccaatgaaaaataatgaaaaaaaaataaaacaaacaaatataaatattattaatgatAGTAATTATCCCAACAATGAACAACAACATAAGAAACAATTTACGGATACCTCTTCTttatatcaatattttaataaatcaaaaaaaaaaaaaatttttgtGTTACAATCAAATTTTCCTAATTTTAAAGTAACTACACCAGAAGATGTTTTacattcattttttctaatgaaatatatttataattataaatttattgaTATAGAAGAAAGTATATTTAAagatgaatatataaattccCATTCAagttttatattaaaaaagcagtttaataatttctttttctatgatgctttaaatgaaaaacaaaaaatacTATATCacaaattttattattcttcaAAATGAGAtgataaatttttaatatattatatatatatatatatatatatatatatatatatatatatatatatatatacatcGCATTCTTAAATTTGATATGAATAtgtttcctttttttttttatattttaaaagagaaatattttcaatGTTTAGGAATATGTGATATTGCCCATTCAGGCAtcacatataatatatatatatatatatatatatatttatttatttatttatttatttatttattcatttattttatttttttgttcttaatcattaattaatatatatatatatatacacatacAATTTTGTCAgcattatattttttatattttcaattttttttttttttgtcacCTTAAAAAGACAAaccatatataaatttttattgtataaaaaaaatatatatatattaaatgagtcgtataacatatataagaataaatttgttatatgtacaaggcatattataatatacatatatatatatatatatatatatatatattataagcATTTCCTTTtgaatatacaaataataaaaaaagtatatataatatttattaactCGTTACcctcttttttttttttttttttttttttttttaatttataatttttcttttttctcacctttattttttatttttttttttaaaaaaaataaaaatttagaaaccacttttttttttttttttttttttNNNNNNNNNNNNNNNNNNNNNNNNNNNNNNNNNNNNNNNNNNNNNNNNNNNNNNNNNNNNNNNNNNNNNNNNNNNNNNNNNNNNNNNNNNNNNNNNNNNNNNNNNNNNNNNNNNNNNNNNNNNNNNNNNNNNNNNNNNNNNNNNNNNNNNNNNNNNNNNNNNNNNNNNNNNNNNNNNNNNNNNNNNNNNNNNNNNNNNNNNNNNNNNNNNNNNNNNNNNNNNNNNNNNNNNNNNNNNNNNNNNNNNNNNNNNNNNNNNNNNNNNNNNNNNNNNNNNNNNNNNNNNNNNNNNNNNNNNNNNNNNNNNNNNNNNNNNNNNNNNNNNNNNNNNNNNNNNNNNNNNNNNNNNNNNNNNNNNNNNNNNNNNNNNNNNNNNNNNNNNNNNNNNNNNNNNNNNNNNNTCACCtgtaattattaatttttattttcagAAGAATAATACATTAGGAAGcacttttattttttttttttttccttttttttaaaaaaaaaaaagagcAAATTTAATTATTGTGTATACggaatatattaattatatgatatcattaaatatatacaaataaaattatataataatttaagGAATACACAcaggaaaaaaataagaaatatattattataatatatattatgtatcATTTAAAAACACCTAATTAAGAaagtgtatatatatatatatatatatatatatatattatatatatataagaaagaatataatataataaaattcagaataaaaaatatacatatttttatctcattgtaattttttatacataaacttctttatatatatatatatatatatatttttttttttattttctcaACTACCATAAAGTATAAAAAGATGAGCAGAAAAAATCAAACTATGATAAGGAACCCTAATCCCCGAAGTAAAAGAAACGAATTAAATGAAGAACAAAAATTAGAAATTAAGGAAGCTTTTGATTTATTTGATACAAACGGCACTggtaaataataaataagcaaataaataaataaatatatatatatatatatatatgtacatatatttatttataatactCTTATTTAAATATCAACAATTAAATGATTTAATGTTGTCCATATtttgtaattattattttttttattttagGAAGAATTGATGcaaaagaattaaaagTTGCAATGAGAGCTTTAGGATTCGAAccaaaaaaagaagatgtaatttttcataaataaaataaaaacaaaaacaaattatatatatatatatatatatatatatatatatagacGCACATCATgtttatcatattatatactgcaaaataaaataataattaaaaaagaaaaacaaaggaatttttttttttatatctttaaaatatataacataattttaataaattcatGTTTATCTTTTAcactttatatatttattttatttaagataaggaaaataatatctGATGTTGATAAAGATGGATCTGGTACAATTGACTTTAATGACTTTTTAGACATTATGACAATAAAAATGGTATTACcctaaaaataataaataataaaatatgatatacacatttatatgcacatatatatatatatatatatatatattattagaGTGAAAGAGATCCTAAGGAGGAAATACTAAAAGCTTTCCGATTATTTGATGATGATGAGACTGGAAAAATCTCCTTCAAAGTATTAACtcaattattatattaaatacatCAAATTGTATcttttgtttgtttgtttatttgtttatttgtttgtttatttgtttatttgtttgtttatttgtttatttgtttgtttatttgtttatttgtttgtttatttgtttatttgtttgtttatttgtttatttgtttgtttatttgtttatttgtttgtttatttgtttatttgtttgtttgtttatatatttttaatttttttttttttttttttttttttttNNNNNNNNNNNNNNNNNNNNNNNNNNNNNNNNNNNNNNNNNNNNNNNNNNNNNNNNNNNNNNNNNNNNNNNNNNNCTGATGAGGAAATTCAAGAAgtaaaaaaggaaaaaatggaaatacacaaaaatatatatatatatatatatatatatatatatttatatatacatatcatatatataattttttcattttattttttatacaacAGATGATAGACGAAGCAGACAGAGATGGAGACGGAGAAATTAATGAAGAAGAATTTATGAGAATTATGAAAAAGACCAACttattttaaatgtttttttttttttttttttttttatttattgttataCATCTTACtacttataatataatatagtgtgaataataataatttacaaaaaaaacaaaaaaaaaaaaataaatgttttattcttttaacaaatattttattattaaacattttcccttttgaaaataaaaaaaaaaaaaaaaaaaaaattatatatatctattaatatatatatatattaatagatatatataaatttatctATCTATGTGTAATTTCCTTATAATATTCCTATTTTTATCgataaaattattattccTATTTCTTTTCCCTGTCAAATTTGATTTCATCTCCAATGtgaattcttttttttttttttttgaattgCTTTTTCCTTGGGTAAGAAAATTGTTGAGGAGCATTTTCTTCGATTTGGTTAATTCTGGAATCTAGTTTATCTAGTAAGGCTTCATCAAATATTAATAGATTTTCATAGatctttttaattattttgaGATATTGTAATTTTAAATCATGTAGTATTAGTTGTATGCTTATGGAAAAGTCtacaaataaatgaatatcTCTAATTTTCAAGAAGGCAAAAGACCAAATAATTTTCACAATAACATCATTTCTATcttttgaatatatataatttttattttgaattaAGTACCTAATATAAggaattaataaaatgaataattctttaataCATGTCTCGTTATGTTTAATCTTTGCCAGactatatattaatttatataacataacATTTGATAATGTATTAATACTAAATTTGgatttgttattattttcattattattattattattattattattattattattattaatattattgttgttgtcATTTTTTATCATGCCCAAGTTCATCTTTCCGTTCATGATGCTGCTATCATTTTTGTGTGTTAGTACTATGTATGTACCTTTATCActtaaattattttgtaaaaaattccttttttcatttttttttttttctttattattctcgatacttttaatatatataggttttttttttttatcatcattacGTATAATATCAAATGAgatttttaatttattggttatttttttttcaaaatgtttaatgtttttattttcttttataacattaaatataacataatttaaaaattcatTTAAGTTGTcttgattatttttaaaattacAATTAAGTATTgctatattatatataatatccgttaaataatataaagaaaaataatgtaaatgattatgtataatatgttcaaataatatttctatacTATTTCTATCTCTTAATTCtgcatatttattaaagaaaaaaaatatattttgtggttcgaaatttaatatattctttagaattttatcatttgattctttatataatgaagatgttaattttattttatttctatcttttaattctttatcaaattctttattttttttatttttaatgaaataatttaaaaaaagtgTGCAGTCATAGATATTGaatttttcaattttactattttttatgatatttaataagtttatattattctcGTAATTATTCTTCTCATTAACTTCTTCATAAAATACAGACTTCTTATAAGCTCGACTATTAATGTTATGACTAAAATGTTTATGATTACCAGGATTTATAcgattataatatttatttctacaatcgtatatattattataatatatatgactAAAACATTTATTACCACAAgcatatatatgattatcacttttcatatttacattttttaaatatatttttgttatcttatgcatatcatttttatttcgCTTCTCCACAATTCCCTCTTGGCCATATTTACTTTTCATAAAACTAAAAAATTTTCCTCTTTGTACTCTTATAGAATTTAAAATAACTACATTATATTGCTTCCTTGATTTTATCATGATAAGGATGTGAATTACTCAAAGGAAGTAATCATAtcaaaaaaacaaaatatatatatatatatattatataaacattaaATCCTCAAGTCATTTgtcaaaaaaataaatatatatttttttttattattaagattatttttatatatatttacattgTAACACAcatgaaatatatatatatatataaatttatttatatatacatacatacatattaaaGAACCTGTTTATTATGTTTACACTTAcccttttttataattataaatgtaacgatgtacttttaaaaatttcCTTCCtcctatatatatgtgtatatatttatatttatttatttatatttatataatttgttcttttttattgttgtaataaaaaagagtAAGATGTTTAAAGGGAATAAAATAAGAGTAGGaacaataaatatttttaatagCGCTTGTTATACAATCAAAGAAAAACTTTCAGTTTATCCTTttgaatataattataatatagatCGAAAAAATCTACTCTATAAacatttcttttataataaattggatattatttgtttacAGGTccaaattaaataaatataaaatatatattataaatataaaatatatattataaatatattatatatatatatatatatattatgaactccttatatttatttataaaatgaaacacatatttttttataggAAGTAGATTTCTTTATGATtaatgatttaaaaaaaaaattctttgATCATGATTTTATCTTACATACTCCTGAACATGTTAATACAAAGTCGCCAAAAAGTAACAACTGTTGTATAGCCTataagtaaaaaaaaaaaataaataaaaaaaaaaataaataaataattatatatatatatatatatatatattaatgttatatttaCTCATATGTgcattttttatattttagaAAATGCTTCAAATTAATAGGAGAAAAACAATTCGATACTGAAATTTCTGTGATTAAAAATTTGATCAAGTATTCGTCTGAAAGTGGTTGCGAAGTATAgttaaaaagaaaataatatataatcttATCCTCTATAAAggaataatatacatacatatataaatatatgtatatatatatatatatattatattttatattttagaTACAAGATGCTTTTATAAGAGAACTTTCAAAAAGGAAAAGTATAGCAAATATGGTTATTTTAGAGTTATCAAAAGTATgcttaataaaaatatacctattaaataatacacatatatatatatatatatatatatatttttttttttttttttttattattcaaaGCAAACATACTTAGGAATTTGTAATTGTCATATTCATTGGAATCCATTATATCCtgatataaaattatatcaCGCATATTTAATCATAAGAGATTTCTATGAATTTATACAAAACACTTTTCAAGATATTCCTTTTATtcctttattattaataggAGATTTTAACTCAACTCCTCTTATAGTAAACATacaaaatgtattatatatagaaaccttaattatttttatattgatttattttattatatttcctCAGGATCATAAAAAGGAAGATGAAATTATTCAAGCAAGTGGTGTATATGAGTAAGaaattttaaagaaaaatctAAGAAAGTGGATAATaagttatataaatatatatatttatatatttattccAATTTTAGACTCATAACAACTGGAAGAATATCAAAAAATCACGCACATCATCcagtaatatatatatatatatatatatatatatttatttatttatttgattgtttttattttttataactcatatgaaatttatattttatcagtcgttatatatttcatctCATTATAGGCACGATTAAGAAAAAGTGAAGctttttattcttatcCAGAATTAAAAATCCCTGCCTTTAAAAGTGTATTCAAAGAGGTAATCatatcaaaaatataaaataaatatacaaataaaaaagaagtacttttcaaaataataaatacaacacacatatatatatatatatatatataagcatctttatttttacatgTAGATAAATGGTAAGGAACCAGAATTTACCAACAAAACACCTTCTTTTGAAGGATGTATagattatattttttacaaagAACTTATACCTACATCAACGGAAACAATTCCAAGAAACTTAAAGTATGTTGGATAGTTTTacaattataaataaaagattaTACATGTACTAATCctttcatataatatatatatatatatatatatataacatttttgtgtgtattttattgttgctttttttcttttcattgTAGGGATATCAAAATGTTACCAAATGAGCATTTCCCATCAGATCATATAATGCTGACATCAGAGTTTTTTATTGtttgaaaagaaaaaaaatatattaaaataaaaaatattaacaataatgaaaatatatatatatatatatatatatatatatgtaaacgtttttatatgtttttcttattccttttatattatatatatatatatatatatatattttttttttttttttttgttatctTTTTGCATATCTTATGTAAATTTTATCTTTCTCCTTTTTAACACAAGATGAACCCTCTTGTACATAATCCTTACTACATTTACATATTTCCAATATATGATATGTATTACTTCCAACAGTTATCATATCATCAATGTCATAATTTATAGCATTGTATTCTAAGTTAGCTATGAAACTTGTTTTATTTCGTTCTTCCTCCTCTTCCTTACTCAAAAGCAATCTATCAAATACACCACTATCATTGTATTCTACATTATTGTAAAATTGTGTTAtctctttttctttattatacaATTTCTCTAGTTTACATGTTGAATTATTACCACAAAATGAGCACACCTTTGGGGGTACACACCTATAGGTcaattcataaaaaatataatttttacgtttattatcatcctctttatataaatcttCTATATGTGTATTGCATATAACTCTTTGTGAACAATagaaagaaatatattcaGGGTTAAGGTTGTGAAATTCTTTGTTGTAATTAATACCCACTAACTTTTCAACCTATCAGAAGAATTGTAAAATATgtgaaaataaaacatagtaaaatatatatatatatatatatgtatatatatttatttatttatttattttttttttcgttaAAAATTACCTGAACAGTCAGGTAATTTTcacattttaaaaaagcTAGCTGTTCATaattaaaaacatatttgaattcattattttcttgttgtttttgatttttataGTTTAAATCctcacatatataataaactGTAATTTTATGTctaatgttattatttttatttctttttagATCATCTTTGTCTATAATTTTCAAGTGtacaattttattttgatcaACGAAggttttatttttacttaGTTGTATCGTGAAAAGGCAAGACAATCCATCATTGCAAAgattttgaaatatatttgaaatattttcttgTTTATATGATGTAGAAAGTAATACAGCTAAAATTCTTAAATTCGATTGATTAGGTTGATTATGGTAAATTTGTTGGCacattaattttatattgtgTAACGTAAAGTGTTCATTGTGTTTTTCTAAATTTAAGGAATGTTCATAATAAAGATCATTTGTGGAGTGTCCTATGTTTCTGGTATTTTCTGCAATTGGTAATTTActaaattttttcatattatatatattttcttcatttacACTGTTGTTCGTTtgatacatatataaatgattttGTATAAGAGTGGAAGGGTGTAtggatataataatatctgAGGAATATAAGAGGATAAAAAGGAgaaaacattttataaattgtatcatttaattaaatatgtatatatatatatattcatgtatgtatatattttgtattcATTTGTCACAATTAATAGATATGTAGTCACTACATAATTGTGTATAGGAtattgaaatataaaaaataagacaatggaaataaaaaataataaaaaaaaattgacatactaaaatatttaattttgtgacattattatataaacgta
This genomic stretch from Plasmodium reichenowi strain SY57 chromosome 1, whole genome shotgun sequence harbors:
- a CDS encoding 2-C-methyl-D-erythritol 4-phosphate cytidylyltransferase, putative, giving the protein MHFVHTFIRCVLLFYFIKWNGYNFHMLKRLFFKNGKNIIERSFRKCKKNNFSKSYHSIVYIKNGVTEYMFKNKRRGRGEPKKNIIIYNKYLFLLNNFIHKNKDKSYLSTSLERKYFKNQKDDDHKILKNRIKNYKSIKLYMNKIEEKSTKEIENKDDILNKDNINNKHIYDNNKENDIFDKYNTKQYEKIIKKKNIHSILLCGGIGKRTELIGPKQFLKLNDIPLFIYSFNLFIKCNLIKSLTLVCDKKHFSCIIHNINVYNQLLLKRKMINSFLKNGNDKLNINLKESDQDEKDNIKDFSSQKINLGENHFNDDSNIIDYIHKNTYIIYDNEKNKCILDMQELLNDLSKDIKIRKKKEINEKNEKNEKDEKNEKNEKDEKNEINEINEINEKNEINEKDEKNEKNEINEKNEKNEINEKDEKNEKNEINKKGEKHIIQIKQKHINVNRYKLLKIVESGKERLDSFLNAMKSIDIELDSQMYIYELLKKYIQGKNKKNDNISYEFEDINKSKCNKNYNSNNDNMQNNNIKDKKEEKKKKYIHITNILIHDGARPFLSEIDFFNLIYYSTLDKNVILGSKATDTIKLIQHEEENKKKTTSRFIKKTIDRDIIFQAQTPQIFDSKTLHNNILTYILPMKNNEKKIKQTNINIINDSNYPNNEQQHKKQFTDTSSLYQYFNKSKKKKIFVLQSNFPNFKVTTPEDVLHSFFLMKYIYNYKFIDIEESIFKDEYINSHSSFILKKQFNNFFFYDALNEKQKILYHKFYYSSK
- a CDS encoding centrin-1 (part of same gene as PRSY57_0104900B~gap found within coding sequence), giving the protein MSRKNQTMIRNPNPRSKRNELNEEQKLEIKEAFDLFDTNGTGRIDAKELKVAMRALGFEPKKEDIRKIISDVDKDGSGTIDFNDFLDIMTIKMSERDPKEEILKAFRLFDDDETGKISFK
- a CDS encoding centrin-1 (part of same gene as PRSY57_0104900A~gap found within coding sequence) — protein: DEEIQEMIDEADRDGDGEINEEEFMRIMKKTNLF
- a CDS encoding hypothetical protein (conserved Plasmodium protein, unknown function), with translation MIKSRKQYNVVILNSIRVQRGKFFSFMKSKYGQEGIVEKRNKNDMHKITKIYLKNVNMKSDNHIYACGNKCFSHIYYNNIYDCRNKYYNRINPGNHKHFSHNINSRAYKKSVFYEEVNEKNNYENNINLLNIIKNSKIEKFNIYDCTLFLNYFIKNKKNKEFDKELKDRNKIKLTSSLYKESNDKILKNILNFEPQNIFFFFNKYAELRDRNSIEILFEHIIHNHLHYFSLYYLTDIIYNIAILNCNFKNNQDNLNEFLNYVIFNVIKENKNIKHFEKKITNKLKISFDIIRNDDKKKKPIYIKSIENNKEKKKNEKRNFLQNNLSDKGTYIVLTHKNDSSIMNGKMNLGMIKNDNNNNINNNNNNNNNNNNNENNNKSKFSINTLSNVMLYKLIYSLAKIKHNETCIKELFILLIPYIRYLIQNKNYIYSKDRNDVIVKIIWSFAFLKIRDIHLFVDFSISIQLILHDLKLQYLKIIKKIYENLLIFDEALLDKLDSRINQIEENAPQQFSYPRKKQFKKKKKRIHIGDEIKFDREKK
- a CDS encoding carbon catabolite repressor protein 4, putative, whose protein sequence is MFKGNKIRVGTINIFNSACYTIKEKLSVYPFEYNYNIDRKNLLYKHFFYNKLDIICLQEVDFFMINDLKKKFFDHDFILHTPEHVNTKSPKSNNCCIAYKKCFKLIGEKQFDTEISVIKNLIKYSSESGCEIQDAFIRELSKRKSIANMVILELSKQTYLGICNCHIHWNPLYPDIKLYHAYLIIRDFYEFIQNTFQDIPFIPLLLIGDFNSTPLIDHKKEDEIIQASGVYELITTGRISKNHAHHPARLRKSEAFYSYPELKIPAFKSVFKEINGKEPEFTNKTPSFEGCIDYIFYKELIPTSTETIPRNLKDIKMLPNEHFPSDHIMLTSEFFIV